Part of the Candidatus Nealsonbacteria bacterium genome is shown below.
ATTAAGAAATAATTTTAAATAAAAATATGTATTTATTAGGCGTAATTGTTGCCACAATAATTACAGTTTTAATAGCTGTTTATGTTGGCGTAAAGAAAAAAGAAGAACCTATTGTTTCAAAAAGTTTTTTAAAAAAGGAAAAAATTTTCGAGGTCGAAGAACCGGAAATTAAGAAGCCCGAGAGGATTATTGAGCAAAATCAACCGCAAAACCGGGTATTAGAAAGGCAAGAATCAGAATCCAAAGAGTCAGGGCCAGACTCAGAACAGCCGTTTCAACCGCCTTCAGAGCCCGAAGTTTTATGAAATTTAAATTCTAAAAAGAAAGCCCGAAAAAATCGGGTTTTTCTTTTGCTTTTTTAAAATATTTGTTATAATAAATCAGAATAAAATTAAGGTTAAAATATGAAAATTTTACTCATAGAAGATGAAAAAATTTTGTCGGAAATGTATAAAGACAAATTTTCCAATGCTGGCCATAAGGTAATTTCCGTAATGACGGCTGAAGAGGGATTGGTGGAAGCAAAAAAGCAAAAACCAGTCTTGATTATTTTAGACATATTACTGTTAAAAGAAAACGGCATTTTTTTCTTGAAAGAAAGAGCTAAAATTCCCGAAATTGTTTCAATCCCGGTGATTGTTTTCAGTAATTTTGACGACTCTGAAACGAAAAATCAAGCATATAAGTATGGAATCAAAGATTATTTAATAAAGTCAAACTACACGCCGAAAGAATTTTTAGCCAAAG
Proteins encoded:
- a CDS encoding response regulator, translated to MKILLIEDEKILSEMYKDKFSNAGHKVISVMTAEEGLVEAKKQKPVLIILDILLLKENGIFFLKERAKIPEIVSIPVIVFSNFDDSETKNQAYKYGIKDYLIKSNYTPKEFLAK